One Candidatus Neomarinimicrobiota bacterium DNA window includes the following coding sequences:
- the gcvT gene encoding glycine cleavage system aminomethyltransferase GcvT → MLSQNKRTSLYDIHVHAGAKMVPFAGYEMPVQYSGIVKEHMAVRNSVGIFDVSHMGEFEVTGEGALEFLQLMTLNDVSKLELGQAQYSGLCYEDGGMIDDLIVYRFPDKYMLVVNASNIEKDFDWLDSHKPTDVKLKNISEETALIAVQGKNAKEVIEKLTETNLDEIQYYRFESGSVSGKNAIISKTGYTGEKGFELYLNSADAPDVWNDLISAGEEFEILPVGLGARDTLRLEMCYCLYGNDIDKTTNPLEAGLGWITKLKKGKFIGSDSLKAQKEEGLKRRLVAFKMEKKAIPRHGYDILKDDNLIGEVTSGTFSPVLQAGIGLGYVTAGNHEVGTNLIIDIRGRNQSAQIIKPPFYTP, encoded by the coding sequence ATATTGTCTCAAAATAAAAGAACGTCGCTATATGACATTCACGTGCATGCGGGAGCTAAGATGGTTCCATTTGCCGGTTATGAGATGCCTGTTCAATATTCCGGAATTGTCAAAGAACATATGGCAGTCAGAAATAGCGTGGGTATATTCGATGTGTCCCATATGGGTGAATTCGAGGTCACGGGCGAAGGAGCCTTGGAGTTTTTACAACTTATGACCTTGAATGACGTATCAAAATTAGAGCTCGGTCAGGCACAATATTCCGGGCTTTGTTATGAGGACGGGGGAATGATAGATGACCTGATAGTATATCGCTTCCCTGATAAATATATGCTCGTAGTGAACGCTTCCAATATTGAAAAAGATTTTGATTGGCTTGATTCCCATAAACCGACAGATGTGAAATTAAAAAATATATCAGAGGAAACGGCTCTTATCGCCGTACAGGGAAAGAACGCGAAAGAGGTTATCGAAAAGTTGACGGAAACGAATTTAGATGAAATTCAATATTACAGATTTGAATCGGGAAGCGTTTCGGGGAAAAACGCCATAATCTCAAAAACAGGATACACCGGTGAAAAAGGATTCGAGCTATATCTGAATTCGGCTGATGCTCCTGATGTTTGGAACGATCTTATATCGGCAGGAGAGGAATTCGAAATATTACCGGTCGGGCTCGGAGCAAGAGACACACTCCGATTAGAGATGTGCTACTGCTTATACGGGAATGATATTGATAAAACAACAAATCCGCTTGAAGCTGGATTAGGTTGGATTACCAAGCTTAAGAAAGGTAAATTTATCGGTTCGGACAGCTTGAAGGCACAAAAAGAAGAAGGGTTAAAAAGAAGGTTAGTGGCATTTAAAATGGAGAAAAAAGCTATACCGAGACACGGCTATGACATTCTGAAAGATGATAATCTGATTGGAGAGGTTACAAGCGGTACATTTTCTCCGGTTCTTCAGGCGGGTATCGGACTTGGATATGTAACTGCCGGTAATCATGAGGTGGGTACGAATTTGATAATAGACATCAGGGGGAGAAATCAATCGGCGCAGATTATTAAACCTCCTTTTTATACACCGTGA
- a CDS encoding pyridoxal phosphate-dependent aminotransferase, whose product MYLAERTKRLGTETAFEVLARAKALEAKGKSIIHLEIGEPDFDTPRHIIEAAHKALDEGWTHYGPASGDIELKKAIIGEIKSTRGLDIGSENIVITPGAKPIMFFSILACIEKGDEVIYPNPGFPIYESMINFIGGKAVPIMLREEMDFSFDVNELRDLINDNTRMIIINSPQNPTGGVLAEEDLAEIADMVADRDIIIMTDEVYSRMVYDGKHSSILAYDGMKEKTILIEGFSKTYAMTGWRLGYGVMPQNVADMVSKFMVNSNSCTSSFTQRAGIEALNGSQEDSENMIAEFKKRKDVIVDGLNAIPGISCRTPKGAFYVFPNISATGLSSEEAEDKFLNEAGVAVLKGTSFGSNGEGYVRFSYANSTENILEALNRIEGVL is encoded by the coding sequence ATGTATTTAGCTGAAAGAACAAAAAGATTGGGGACGGAAACAGCGTTTGAAGTTCTTGCAAGAGCAAAGGCGCTTGAGGCAAAAGGTAAATCAATTATTCATCTTGAGATCGGTGAACCGGATTTTGACACTCCGCGCCATATAATCGAAGCGGCTCATAAAGCGTTGGATGAGGGTTGGACGCACTACGGTCCTGCTTCCGGCGACATAGAGCTCAAAAAAGCTATTATAGGGGAAATAAAATCCACCCGAGGATTGGACATAGGATCCGAGAACATAGTTATAACTCCCGGAGCCAAGCCGATAATGTTTTTCTCCATACTTGCCTGCATCGAAAAAGGGGATGAGGTAATCTATCCGAATCCGGGATTTCCGATTTACGAATCAATGATTAATTTTATCGGAGGGAAGGCGGTTCCGATTATGCTCAGAGAGGAAATGGATTTCAGCTTTGACGTAAACGAACTAAGAGATTTAATCAATGATAATACCCGGATGATTATTATCAATTCGCCTCAAAACCCAACCGGCGGTGTGCTGGCGGAAGAAGACCTTGCGGAAATTGCGGATATGGTCGCCGACAGAGATATTATAATTATGACTGATGAGGTTTACAGTCGAATGGTTTATGACGGTAAACATTCTTCCATTCTGGCCTATGACGGTATGAAAGAAAAAACGATTCTTATAGAGGGGTTTTCCAAGACCTATGCTATGACCGGTTGGCGGCTCGGCTACGGAGTTATGCCTCAAAATGTAGCGGATATGGTCTCAAAATTTATGGTTAACAGTAATTCCTGCACGTCTTCCTTTACTCAAAGAGCAGGAATCGAAGCGTTAAACGGTTCTCAGGAAGACTCGGAAAATATGATAGCCGAATTCAAGAAGAGAAAAGATGTCATTGTTGATGGACTTAACGCCATACCCGGAATCAGCTGCAGGACACCAAAGGGCGCTTTTTATGTGTTCCCGAATATCTCCGCCACCGGTTTGAGTTCAGAAGAAGCGGAGGACAAGTTTCTCAATGAAGCGGGAGTCGCTGTCCTGAAAGGTACATCATTCGGCTCGAATGGAGAGGGTTATGTTCGGTTTTCGTATGCGAATTCCACAGAAAACATTTTAGAGGCGCTGAATCGGATTGAGGGAGTGCTTTAA
- the ruvA gene encoding Holliday junction branch migration protein RuvA: MISYIKGTLIDKQPTVATIEVGGFGLKVNIPLSTYEKLPDKGSSLLLHTHFHVREDEMSLYGFINTDELEMFRYLIGVSGIGPKVALGILSGTGIVQLKNSVREGDVERLTTIKGIGKKTAQRLIVELRDKLGAIADGDEWLKGTDADTELEENVLSAVRALETLGYARKQAFEAVKKSVKNLGDKAEPEELIRESLSRLN; this comes from the coding sequence ATGATAAGTTACATAAAGGGTACTCTTATTGACAAACAACCGACAGTTGCCACAATTGAAGTCGGCGGCTTCGGATTAAAGGTCAATATCCCTTTAAGCACATACGAAAAGCTGCCTGACAAAGGCTCTTCGCTGCTGTTACATACTCATTTTCATGTTCGTGAGGATGAGATGTCGCTTTACGGGTTCATCAACACGGACGAGCTGGAGATGTTTCGATATTTGATTGGAGTATCGGGAATCGGACCTAAAGTCGCTTTAGGGATTTTATCCGGAACGGGAATAGTTCAGCTTAAAAATTCGGTCAGAGAGGGTGATGTAGAACGGCTTACCACAATTAAAGGTATCGGAAAGAAAACCGCTCAGAGGTTGATAGTTGAGTTGAGGGATAAGCTCGGAGCGATTGCTGACGGGGATGAATGGCTGAAAGGCACGGATGCTGACACTGAATTGGAAGAAAACGTATTATCTGCCGTCAGGGCGCTTGAAACTCTCGGCTATGCCCGGAAACAGGCTTTTGAAGCAGTCAAAAAATCTGTTAAAAATTTGGGCGATAAGGCAGAGCCGGAAGAGTTGATTCGGGAATCGCTTAGTAGATTAAACTAA
- the ruvC gene encoding crossover junction endodeoxyribonuclease RuvC, whose protein sequence is MRKWQLSEDKGSMTILGIDPGLATAGYGVIRQEGSHLHYVDSGEISTNSKTDFSVRLLKLSEWLRDALDKSNPDVGVIEETFYGANAKTALQMGHARGALLLTLAQSNVKSVEYSARKIKQSVVGNGAASKEQVEFMVKNLLNLDDLSGQHASDALAAAICHANHGPVIR, encoded by the coding sequence TTGAGGAAATGGCAACTGTCTGAAGATAAAGGAAGTATGACTATCCTCGGAATTGATCCGGGGCTCGCGACTGCCGGATATGGGGTAATCAGACAGGAGGGGAGTCATCTCCATTACGTGGATTCAGGCGAAATCAGCACAAATTCTAAAACAGATTTCAGCGTTCGACTTCTTAAGTTGAGCGAGTGGCTTCGGGATGCTCTTGATAAATCCAATCCTGACGTAGGCGTGATCGAAGAGACTTTTTACGGCGCAAATGCTAAGACGGCGCTTCAGATGGGACACGCTCGCGGCGCGCTCCTGTTGACGTTAGCACAATCTAACGTAAAGAGTGTTGAGTATTCGGCGCGTAAAATTAAGCAATCGGTTGTGGGAAACGGCGCCGCCTCAAAAGAGCAGGTGGAATTTATGGTGAAAAATTTGCTTAATTTGGACGATCTTTCAGGTCAACATGCTTCTGATGCTTTAGCTGCGGCGATTTGTCACGCTAATCATGGACCGGTGATCAGATGA
- a CDS encoding YebC/PmpR family DNA-binding transcriptional regulator, translating to MSGHSKWSTIKRKKGVADAKRGQIFTKVIKELTVAAKEGGGDESANPRLRSAISTAKSVNMPASNIEKAIKKGTGELPGIVYEEASYEGYGPGGAALLIHALTDNKNRTVSEIRHLLTKHDGSLAGPGSVAWQFEAKGLLTIRKEIVSEDDLFSIVVDAGADDMTVEGDVYEVITSPENFENVKSALNDSNIRFESAELTQIPNTTKDIDGSDARKLLQLMEQLENHEDVQNVFSNFDIDEKILEEMATV from the coding sequence ATGTCCGGACATTCGAAATGGAGCACTATAAAGAGAAAGAAAGGTGTGGCAGATGCGAAACGCGGACAAATATTTACTAAAGTAATCAAAGAGTTGACGGTAGCGGCAAAAGAGGGAGGTGGAGACGAGTCCGCCAATCCGAGGCTGAGAAGCGCCATCTCTACCGCAAAATCAGTTAACATGCCGGCTTCCAATATCGAAAAGGCTATAAAGAAAGGAACCGGGGAACTTCCGGGAATCGTTTATGAGGAAGCTTCATATGAAGGATACGGTCCGGGAGGAGCGGCGCTATTAATACACGCTCTGACTGATAATAAAAACAGAACTGTTTCAGAGATACGGCATCTATTAACTAAACATGACGGTTCTCTCGCAGGACCCGGCAGCGTGGCATGGCAATTCGAGGCGAAAGGGTTGCTGACTATAAGGAAAGAAATAGTGAGTGAGGACGATTTATTCAGCATAGTTGTGGATGCAGGCGCTGATGATATGACAGTTGAGGGGGATGTGTACGAAGTTATAACTTCACCAGAAAATTTCGAGAACGTTAAGTCGGCTCTAAACGATTCCAATATCAGATTCGAATCAGCGGAACTTACGCAAATTCCAAATACTACAAAAGATATTGATGGTTCAGATGCCAGAAAGCTCCTTCAGCTTATGGAACAATTAGAGAATCACGAAGACGTTCAAAATGTATTTTCGAATTTTGATATAGACGAAAAAATCCTTGAGGAAATGGCAACTGTCTGA